Proteins encoded together in one Acidobacteriota bacterium window:
- a CDS encoding NAD-dependent epimerase/dehydratase family protein, translated as MANDRLAVIGASGFVGSALCERLWFEGNRDFTPFIHGSGSAARLARLPLTFKTVDVLDPQQTREALAGHSVVVNCSRGDDRLMIQGLKNLIDAAKRNGVRKLIHLSSIAIYGDDPPSESQSESCPVARKASGYGLVKKKQDEMVLELRRSGIASYAFCPSNISGPYSPFSLGLARALERGVIGLVEDGSNACNLVHVDNLVEAMLTAVRVDKGAGERYFVNELRPVSWKQYFDDMMGLTGLKCEFVPVSRDEIVADLTPRKVPSGIGDHLRIAVSGEFRNGLSMLPVFGRLNSLASKTFNRLPIRFQQTVRGRVEGPVFIPHEKPRRPFSIDEPWIRAQIRRPFHSPEKAVRELGFQPVLSYPGGLETIAQWMESVGVGRS; from the coding sequence ATGGCAAATGACAGGCTCGCCGTCATTGGCGCGTCGGGCTTCGTCGGTTCCGCGCTCTGTGAACGGTTGTGGTTCGAGGGCAATCGAGACTTTACGCCGTTCATACACGGCTCGGGCAGCGCCGCGCGGCTGGCCCGGCTGCCTCTGACGTTCAAGACAGTCGATGTGCTCGATCCTCAGCAGACACGCGAGGCGCTTGCCGGCCACTCGGTGGTCGTCAACTGCAGCCGGGGCGACGATCGGTTGATGATTCAAGGGCTGAAGAACCTGATCGACGCGGCGAAACGCAACGGCGTCCGGAAGCTCATCCACCTCAGCAGCATCGCCATCTACGGTGACGATCCGCCTTCGGAGAGCCAGAGCGAATCCTGTCCCGTGGCCAGGAAAGCGTCCGGTTACGGGTTGGTGAAGAAGAAGCAGGACGAAATGGTGCTCGAGTTGCGCCGGTCAGGGATTGCGTCGTACGCCTTCTGTCCGTCGAATATCTCGGGACCGTACAGCCCGTTCTCCCTCGGGCTCGCCCGGGCGCTGGAACGAGGCGTCATTGGACTCGTTGAGGACGGAAGCAATGCCTGCAACCTGGTGCACGTCGACAACCTGGTCGAGGCCATGCTGACCGCAGTGCGGGTGGACAAGGGAGCCGGGGAGCGGTACTTCGTGAACGAGCTGCGTCCGGTGAGCTGGAAGCAATATTTCGACGACATGATGGGCCTCACCGGGCTGAAGTGTGAATTCGTGCCGGTGTCACGCGACGAGATTGTCGCTGATCTCACGCCCCGGAAGGTGCCTTCGGGGATCGGCGACCACTTGAGAATCGCGGTCTCGGGTGAGTTTCGCAACGGGCTGTCCATGCTGCCGGTGTTCGGGCGACTGAACAGCCTGGCGTCCAAGACGTTCAACCGTCTTCCGATCCGCTTTCAGCAGACGGTGCGTGGCCGGGTTGAGGGCCCGGTTTTCATCCCCCACGAGAAACCCAGGCGTCCATTCTCGATCGACGAACCGTGGATCCGGGCGCAGATTCGACGTCCGTTCCATTCGCCCGAAAAGGCGGTGCGTGAGCTTGGATTCCAGCCGGTTCTGAGCTACCCAGGAGGGTTGGAGACGATTGCACAGTGGATGGAGTCTGTCGGCGTAGGTCGATCGTGA
- a CDS encoding Gfo/Idh/MocA family oxidoreductase, with amino-acid sequence MTPLRLVIVGCGAITANSHLPSALRSSKVEVTALVDSDVSRAAALLRQYVCQAQVSDRLEKVLDRADGVLIATPNHTHAAVARIALGAGIPVLIEKPITTTYEEALRLCEFALENKTFISVGFRTRHQGNVQLMKRLIDDGYFGTLRSFHYEFGTRGGWAPLSGYNLNRASTGGGVLVVTGTHILDRLLYWFGDPEIVEFQDDSRGGVEANCKARLRFQAPGGPFEGTFFFSKTVVLKNRFTLDSDLYRCEWPEAATEEIKVYPKDRPDLEMHLFQRESSDAKAPPDYFLIQLDEFADCVRAGKPPLVDGWFAARSVKLTEELYACRTELPEPWVRYGRREKTHGK; translated from the coding sequence ATGACTCCTTTGAGACTTGTCATCGTCGGTTGCGGTGCGATCACCGCGAATTCTCATCTGCCATCCGCCCTTCGTTCGTCGAAGGTCGAAGTGACAGCTTTGGTGGATTCGGATGTGAGCCGTGCCGCGGCGTTGCTTCGGCAGTATGTGTGCCAGGCACAGGTCAGTGATCGGCTCGAGAAAGTCCTCGACCGGGCCGACGGTGTCCTGATCGCCACGCCAAACCACACGCACGCGGCCGTGGCGAGAATCGCCCTGGGTGCCGGCATTCCGGTTCTGATCGAGAAGCCGATCACCACGACCTACGAAGAAGCCCTTCGCCTGTGCGAGTTCGCCCTGGAGAACAAGACCTTCATTTCGGTTGGGTTCCGCACACGTCATCAGGGGAACGTGCAATTGATGAAGCGCCTTATCGACGACGGGTATTTCGGGACGCTGCGGAGCTTTCACTACGAGTTCGGCACGCGGGGCGGCTGGGCGCCGCTGTCGGGCTACAACCTAAACCGCGCGAGCACCGGAGGCGGGGTGCTCGTTGTCACGGGCACACACATTCTCGACAGGCTGCTGTACTGGTTCGGAGATCCTGAAATCGTTGAGTTCCAGGATGACAGCCGGGGCGGTGTCGAGGCCAACTGCAAGGCGCGGCTCCGCTTCCAGGCGCCCGGTGGACCGTTTGAAGGGACGTTCTTCTTCTCGAAGACCGTCGTGCTGAAGAATCGCTTCACGTTGGACAGCGACCTGTACCGTTGCGAATGGCCGGAGGCAGCGACTGAGGAGATCAAGGTCTATCCCAAAGATCGACCGGACCTGGAGATGCACTTGTTTCAGCGAGAGTCGTCCGACGCGAAGGCGCCGCCCGATTACTTCCTAATCCAACTGGATGAGTTCGCCGACTGCGTTCGCGCGGGGAAACCGCCCCTGGTTGACGGTTGGTTCGCCGCGCGATCGGTCAAACTCACCGAGGAACTGTACGCTTGCCGAACAGAGCTGCCGGAGCCGTGGGTCAGGTACGGTCGGCGGGAGAAGACACATGGCAAATGA
- a CDS encoding class I SAM-dependent methyltransferase — translation MSTEKQRACSIPSLEQERLERTFAALPADISNGLEIGCYDFLVTDRLRARMDLVSIDLPRRVPAHQGYKLAFADIQDQPFRDRAFDVVFCTEVLEHLPPDVLASGVKEMQRVCRRYILVTVPYRQRVWNENARTADS, via the coding sequence ATGAGCACTGAAAAGCAAAGGGCGTGTTCCATTCCGTCTCTGGAGCAGGAACGACTGGAGAGAACGTTCGCAGCGCTGCCGGCGGACATCTCGAACGGTCTCGAAATCGGGTGCTACGACTTTCTCGTAACGGACCGCTTGCGCGCAAGAATGGACCTGGTGAGCATCGACCTGCCAAGGCGTGTGCCTGCGCATCAGGGATACAAGCTCGCCTTCGCGGATATTCAGGACCAGCCGTTCAGGGATCGCGCCTTTGATGTGGTGTTTTGCACCGAGGTGCTCGAACATCTCCCACCGGATGTTCTGGCGAGCGGCGTGAAGGAGATGCAGCGCGTCTGTCGCCGATACATCCTGGTCACGGTGCCGTACCGGCAACGTGTGTGGAACGAGAATGCGCGCACTGCGGATTCATAG
- a CDS encoding lipopolysaccharide biosynthesis protein, producing MDRVLVRGLAWTSAGSWGGQVVAWGVTLLVVRLLTPADYGLVAMANLYMGLLRLVNELGLGAAVVQRRDLTRQEVASLGGVSVLVGLACCLASVAVSGWLAAFYREPRLQPVLWAFSLSFIAAGFRVVPTSLLTRDLRFGLLAALNLGEVLVGALVSLILALTGFGYWALVWGSVIGAVAGTVITTAARPHPIGAPLLVPNVRSAIVFGLQLVTSRVASYAYRNADFAIIGRCLGAAPLGFYQVGWEMAGRPVEKVSAVASQVAYPVLAAVRDSKDKLRRYLLALSEGLAVMAFPMGVGLALVADELVQVLLGDKWLGAVPAFRILALALAVRMLNSVMHQVLVAAGNTKVVMRITLWGLVTLPPLFYLGTRWGITGVAMVWLVGNPLLLSLPSTVAALRTADTRALDYLSSLWRPAAGSIVMAGVVLGVMFLAGRDLGIWYRLGVKVVLGGATYSVWAWAFYGSRLWRMVRPSDALAEL from the coding sequence ATGGATAGGGTTCTCGTCCGAGGACTGGCATGGACGAGCGCCGGCAGTTGGGGCGGGCAGGTTGTGGCCTGGGGGGTCACGCTCCTGGTCGTCCGCCTGCTGACCCCTGCGGACTACGGTCTGGTCGCGATGGCGAACTTATACATGGGGCTGCTGAGGCTGGTCAACGAGCTCGGCCTCGGCGCGGCCGTCGTTCAGCGCCGGGACCTCACCCGCCAGGAGGTTGCTTCGTTGGGCGGCGTCTCGGTGCTGGTCGGCCTGGCCTGCTGCCTCGCGTCGGTTGCGGTGTCCGGGTGGCTTGCCGCGTTCTATCGTGAGCCCAGGCTGCAGCCGGTGCTCTGGGCGTTCAGCCTCAGTTTCATCGCAGCGGGTTTTCGCGTCGTGCCCACTTCGTTGCTCACGCGCGACCTCCGGTTCGGTCTGCTGGCGGCCCTCAATCTGGGCGAAGTGCTGGTCGGCGCGCTGGTCAGCTTGATCCTGGCGCTCACCGGCTTTGGGTACTGGGCTCTCGTGTGGGGCAGCGTGATTGGGGCGGTGGCAGGCACCGTGATCACGACGGCGGCGCGACCACACCCTATCGGCGCTCCGTTGCTGGTGCCAAATGTCAGATCGGCAATTGTCTTCGGCCTGCAGCTGGTGACGTCGAGGGTTGCGTCCTACGCCTACCGCAACGCCGACTTCGCGATTATCGGACGATGCCTTGGGGCTGCTCCGCTCGGGTTCTACCAGGTCGGCTGGGAAATGGCCGGGCGACCGGTAGAGAAGGTGAGCGCCGTTGCATCGCAGGTGGCCTATCCCGTGCTGGCCGCCGTCCGCGACAGCAAGGATAAACTGCGGCGCTATCTTCTGGCGTTGTCCGAGGGCCTGGCCGTGATGGCGTTCCCGATGGGGGTCGGCCTTGCCCTTGTGGCGGACGAGCTCGTGCAAGTGCTCCTCGGCGACAAGTGGCTTGGGGCGGTTCCGGCCTTCCGCATCCTCGCGCTCGCGCTGGCGGTGCGCATGCTCAACAGCGTAATGCACCAGGTGCTCGTTGCTGCTGGCAATACCAAGGTGGTGATGCGGATCACCCTGTGGGGCCTCGTCACCCTCCCGCCGCTCTTCTACCTTGGCACCCGATGGGGAATCACTGGCGTGGCCATGGTCTGGCTGGTCGGAAATCCGCTCCTGCTCTCTCTTCCTTCGACGGTCGCCGCGCTTCGCACGGCTGACACGCGCGCGCTCGATTACCTGTCCTCCCTGTGGCGGCCCGCGGCGGGTTCGATTGTCATGGCGGGCGTCGTGCTTGGAGTGATGTTCCTGGCCGGGCGAGATCTCGGCATCTGGTACCGCCTGGGGGTCAAGGTCGTCCTCGGCGGTGCGACCTATTCCGTCTGGGCATGGGCCTTCTACGGCTCACGGTTGTGGAGGATGGTGCGCCCTTCAGACGCCCTCGCAGAACTCTGA
- a CDS encoding AAC(3) family N-acetyltransferase, whose protein sequence is MRELKQRAFPKGVRRWGARQAARVLDRTGERDFICCFGALQIPAGSVVCVHAAMSGFGFLPDGLTSVFSALQKAVPDCTAMMPSFPFSDSTLQYLEQDPVFERDTTPSQSGALSEAFRRVPGVLRGYHPTHPCLAFGPQAVALIDGSENSPTPFGDDSTYGRYSRLPNAVLLVLHTNSTSHVHRLQELVEWPNLFLPGTVPARGYDASGAVRTYQVRIHRPRLPLYPAVPGAAGEPRYLWLPDYVLQFPAARREKILARLAGTKAAEMLAARQEALQRDGTLRIAPCGPGEVMAVDLQRWQARMCDDLRRSFAEWQEAYSLEALTEAERKGLLA, encoded by the coding sequence ATGCGAGAACTGAAACAGCGGGCATTTCCGAAAGGCGTGCGGCGATGGGGCGCACGCCAGGCCGCACGTGTCCTCGATCGGACCGGGGAGCGTGATTTCATTTGCTGCTTCGGCGCGCTGCAGATCCCTGCCGGCTCGGTGGTGTGCGTGCATGCGGCCATGAGCGGGTTCGGCTTTCTCCCCGACGGCCTCACCTCGGTGTTTTCCGCCCTGCAGAAGGCGGTGCCAGACTGCACGGCGATGATGCCGTCTTTCCCGTTCAGCGATTCGACCCTCCAGTACCTCGAGCAAGATCCGGTGTTCGAGCGCGACACGACGCCGTCGCAGAGCGGTGCATTGAGCGAGGCGTTTCGCCGGGTCCCCGGAGTGCTCCGGGGCTACCATCCGACGCATCCGTGTCTGGCGTTCGGCCCTCAGGCGGTCGCGCTCATCGATGGTAGCGAGAACTCGCCGACGCCATTCGGCGACGATTCCACCTACGGTCGCTACTCGAGACTGCCGAACGCGGTGCTCCTGGTGCTTCACACGAACAGCACGAGCCACGTCCACCGGCTCCAGGAACTCGTTGAGTGGCCGAACCTGTTCCTGCCGGGTACCGTACCCGCGCGCGGGTACGACGCGTCAGGCGCAGTCCGCACGTATCAGGTGCGCATCCATCGTCCGAGGCTGCCGCTCTACCCGGCTGTTCCCGGCGCCGCCGGCGAACCCAGGTATCTCTGGCTTCCCGACTACGTGCTTCAATTTCCAGCTGCGCGACGCGAGAAGATCCTCGCCCGGCTGGCCGGAACGAAGGCGGCCGAAATGTTGGCGGCCAGACAGGAAGCACTCCAGCGCGACGGCACGTTGAGGATCGCGCCGTGCGGTCCCGGGGAGGTGATGGCGGTTGACCTGCAGCGGTGGCAGGCGCGCATGTGCGACGATCTCCGTCGCTCGTTCGCCGAGTGGCAGGAAGCATACTCGCTCGAGGCCCTGACGGAGGCCGAGCGAAAGGGGCTGCTGGCATGA
- the asnB gene encoding asparagine synthase (glutamine-hydrolyzing) — protein sequence MCGICGVMALDGPLDPRYGTALPAMTDAIRHRGPDAGGSFLDEVVALGHRRLSIIDLATGDQPIPNEDRSRWIVFNGEIYNHRDLRRDLVARGHVFQTSSDTEAILHAYEEYGTACVSHLEGMFAFAVYDSARRELFVARDRLGKKPLFYAVLGGVFHFASEMKCFYASPAWDGSVDLSSLEGYLSLGYFLAPDTVYRNVRKLEPGHWLLASNGKVETRQYWDVPEFDTDRRPEDEVLEELDHLLAAAVTERLESEVPLGAFLSGGIDSGLVVSYMAGAGSDVVTASVGFSNDTQNELEAAALTAEFFHTRHHPHTLEARLEEVLSPIVTAFDEPFADSSAIPTWYVSKAAREHVTVALSGDGGDELFAGYDFRYVPHALEGRARRFMPGAFGRAAARGLATVWPRHPGLPKPLRLGTILDNLGRQACDAYYNDLCFLKPAATRRLLGRTPSGDPRESPIYEAVTAPYRRCSSPSAVQRAQYADLKVYMPNDPLVKVDRMAMQHALEVRCPLLDRRVVEFAFRLPTETKMKDLRGKHLLRALARRRLPERLSRLPKLGFTAPVATWLAGPYRGVLADELFAADACISSHMDMQHLRRLYDQHVRGEANHWYPLWACWVFERWARKRPGTVRQGQGSVGATVTAQGPA from the coding sequence GTGTGCGGCATCTGCGGCGTGATGGCGCTGGACGGGCCGCTGGACCCGCGGTACGGGACTGCGTTGCCGGCAATGACCGACGCGATTCGTCACCGGGGACCGGATGCCGGCGGCTCCTTCCTCGACGAGGTGGTGGCTCTCGGCCACCGTCGGCTGTCGATTATCGACCTCGCGACCGGCGACCAGCCCATCCCCAACGAGGACCGGAGCCGGTGGATTGTCTTCAACGGCGAGATCTACAACCACCGCGACCTGCGCCGCGACCTGGTCGCGCGCGGGCACGTCTTCCAGACGTCATCGGACACCGAGGCGATTCTCCACGCCTACGAGGAGTACGGCACGGCGTGCGTCAGCCACCTCGAAGGAATGTTCGCGTTTGCTGTCTACGATTCGGCCAGGCGCGAACTGTTCGTCGCGCGGGATCGTCTCGGCAAGAAGCCGCTGTTCTACGCGGTCCTAGGGGGTGTTTTTCATTTCGCCAGCGAGATGAAGTGCTTCTACGCGAGCCCCGCCTGGGACGGGTCGGTGGATCTGAGCAGCCTCGAAGGCTATCTGTCACTCGGGTACTTCCTGGCGCCCGACACCGTCTACCGAAACGTCAGAAAGCTCGAGCCCGGCCACTGGCTGCTCGCGTCGAACGGCAAGGTCGAGACGCGCCAGTACTGGGACGTTCCTGAGTTCGACACCGACCGGCGGCCCGAAGACGAAGTGCTCGAGGAACTCGACCACCTGCTGGCGGCGGCGGTGACCGAGCGCCTCGAGAGCGAGGTGCCCCTCGGTGCCTTCCTCTCGGGTGGCATCGACTCCGGCCTGGTCGTGTCGTACATGGCGGGAGCAGGAAGCGACGTCGTCACCGCGTCGGTCGGCTTCAGCAACGACACGCAGAACGAACTCGAGGCGGCCGCGCTCACCGCGGAGTTTTTTCATACGCGCCACCATCCCCACACATTGGAGGCGCGTCTCGAGGAGGTCCTCAGCCCGATCGTGACCGCCTTCGACGAGCCGTTTGCCGACTCGTCGGCCATCCCGACGTGGTACGTGTCGAAAGCTGCCCGCGAGCACGTGACCGTCGCGCTCAGCGGCGACGGCGGCGACGAGTTGTTCGCCGGGTACGACTTCAGGTACGTGCCGCATGCGCTCGAGGGCAGGGCGCGGCGTTTCATGCCAGGTGCGTTCGGCCGAGCGGCCGCCCGGGGCCTCGCCACCGTCTGGCCCCGGCATCCCGGGCTCCCGAAGCCGCTCCGACTGGGCACGATCCTCGACAACCTTGGACGCCAGGCCTGCGACGCGTACTACAACGACCTCTGCTTCCTGAAGCCGGCCGCCACGCGGCGTCTGCTTGGACGCACGCCTTCCGGAGATCCGCGCGAGAGCCCGATCTACGAGGCCGTCACCGCGCCGTACCGGCGCTGCTCGTCACCGAGCGCGGTGCAGCGGGCGCAGTACGCGGATCTCAAGGTGTATATGCCGAACGACCCGCTCGTGAAGGTGGACCGGATGGCCATGCAGCACGCCCTCGAGGTCCGCTGCCCGCTGCTCGATCGGCGCGTCGTCGAGTTCGCCTTCCGGCTGCCCACCGAGACCAAGATGAAAGACCTGCGCGGGAAGCACCTGCTGCGGGCGCTCGCCAGGCGCCGTTTGCCAGAGCGCCTGTCGCGACTCCCCAAGCTTGGCTTCACGGCTCCGGTCGCGACCTGGCTGGCCGGACCATACCGCGGAGTGCTGGCAGATGAGCTGTTTGCAGCCGACGCGTGCATCTCATCGCACATGGACATGCAGCACCTGCGGCGGCTGTACGACCAGCACGTGCGCGGCGAGGCAAACCACTGGTACCCGCTGTGGGCGTGCTGGGTGTTCGAGCGGTGGGCACGGAAGCGGCCCGGGACCGTCCGGCAGGGGCAGGGCTCGGTCGGGGCGACCGTGACGGCACAAGGACCCGCGTAG
- a CDS encoding O-antigen ligase family protein: MLRTIAFIVMMTVGTVAAAFNRFAALLVYLWFALFRPQEWVWIDVSQFRFSLVLGVLLVVPALFSGILPNLTHPLSIGSVLFLAMGLLAQFGAVRPDIGWQWLDFLARLILVCLLLVTMVNTKRRFVLAVAVIAGSFGYHPAKAGLASLIGGGVQFYEGLSGAFADNNGYALGTVMIMPLLLGAAQNLSKSGSFERWVRIAFFASVPLSAFTVVSLFSRGGFLGLAAASLTLVLLQKRRLLAMGGLVLGLAAVLPFVPIQAGYVERMQTIGAYQEVGDESALGRLHFWQVAVEMAKQHPVGVGVWNFQYAYDAHDFSGGRYGTGRSVHSSHFQVLAEMGFPGAILWAGVFALAVRIAWRIRRRASTPGLTDADRHFLFTMSNALVASMAGFVVGGAFVALALNDLTWLTFALLAALDRLSVRVLAGEATETQPVGPPAPAGAAGV; this comes from the coding sequence GTGTTACGAACGATCGCCTTCATCGTGATGATGACCGTCGGGACCGTGGCGGCGGCGTTCAACCGCTTTGCTGCGCTCCTCGTCTACCTGTGGTTTGCGCTCTTCAGACCGCAGGAATGGGTGTGGATTGACGTTTCGCAATTCAGGTTCTCTCTCGTACTGGGCGTGCTCCTGGTCGTTCCGGCGCTGTTTTCGGGGATCCTGCCGAACCTCACGCATCCGCTGAGCATCGGATCCGTTCTTTTCCTCGCTATGGGACTGCTCGCCCAGTTCGGCGCAGTCCGCCCGGACATCGGATGGCAGTGGCTCGATTTCCTGGCGCGGCTCATCCTGGTGTGCCTGCTGCTCGTGACGATGGTCAACACGAAGCGAAGGTTCGTCCTTGCCGTGGCCGTTATCGCCGGCTCGTTTGGATATCATCCCGCCAAGGCTGGCCTGGCGTCGCTCATCGGCGGAGGCGTGCAGTTCTACGAGGGATTGAGCGGGGCATTTGCCGACAACAACGGCTACGCGCTCGGGACGGTGATGATCATGCCCCTTCTCCTGGGTGCCGCCCAGAACCTGTCCAAGAGTGGGTCTTTCGAGCGTTGGGTCCGGATAGCGTTCTTCGCCTCGGTGCCCTTGAGCGCCTTCACCGTCGTCAGCTTGTTCTCGAGAGGCGGCTTCCTGGGCCTCGCCGCGGCCAGCTTGACGCTTGTGCTCCTGCAGAAGCGGCGGCTGCTTGCGATGGGTGGACTCGTCCTGGGGCTCGCCGCCGTGCTGCCCTTCGTCCCGATCCAGGCGGGCTACGTTGAACGCATGCAGACAATCGGGGCGTACCAGGAGGTTGGCGACGAGTCCGCCCTCGGCCGCCTGCATTTCTGGCAGGTCGCGGTGGAGATGGCAAAGCAGCACCCCGTTGGTGTCGGCGTGTGGAACTTCCAGTACGCCTACGACGCGCATGACTTCTCCGGGGGTCGATACGGTACCGGCCGCTCTGTACACAGCAGCCACTTCCAGGTGCTCGCGGAGATGGGATTTCCCGGCGCGATCCTGTGGGCTGGCGTTTTTGCCCTGGCTGTTCGAATTGCATGGAGGATCAGGCGGCGTGCTTCGACCCCGGGGTTGACGGACGCCGATCGGCACTTCCTGTTCACCATGTCGAACGCACTGGTCGCTTCGATGGCTGGTTTCGTCGTAGGCGGAGCCTTCGTTGCCCTCGCGTTGAACGACCTGACCTGGTTGACCTTTGCCCTGCTCGCCGCTCTTGACCGCCTTTCCGTGCGCGTGCTCGCAGGGGAAGCAACAGAGACGCAGCCCGTTGGGCCGCCGGCGCCAGCGGGCGCCGCGGGCGTGTAG
- a CDS encoding glycosyltransferase produces MQPPGALRVSVVIPVLNDATGLRRCLASLRNNAVPSAIAEVIVVDNGSADGSSAVAREAGACVLESPGLRVGQLRNQGAAVARGQILAFVDADHEIVSGWVEAACRLLAERGVGGAGAAYLAPAGGTWVQRMYSRLRSRPPGRCDVEWLGSGNLAVRRDVFTELGGFDTRLEVCEDVDLCQRIQATGWRLVSDERLGSIHHGDPATLGALFRSELWRGRDNLRVSLRRLTLRGLPSVVIPLVDLACLAVISLSLAVAGWSGLWLAAGAALVVATSAVLRAARLLRSPGSSGPLAWIQAFSVAITYDVARALALAFRTRHRRSR; encoded by the coding sequence ATGCAACCACCTGGCGCTTTGCGCGTGTCCGTCGTCATTCCAGTGCTCAACGACGCGACAGGCCTCCGTCGCTGTCTGGCAAGCCTCCGGAACAACGCCGTCCCGTCCGCAATCGCGGAGGTCATCGTGGTAGACAACGGGTCAGCCGACGGCTCCTCTGCGGTTGCTCGAGAGGCCGGCGCCTGCGTCCTCGAGTCCCCGGGGCTCCGCGTTGGCCAGCTTCGAAACCAGGGTGCAGCGGTAGCGCGCGGGCAGATCCTCGCCTTCGTCGACGCCGATCACGAGATTGTATCGGGTTGGGTCGAAGCCGCCTGTAGGCTGCTCGCCGAACGAGGCGTCGGCGGCGCCGGAGCGGCGTATCTGGCACCCGCGGGCGGAACGTGGGTTCAACGCATGTACAGCCGTCTCCGAAGCCGCCCGCCAGGGCGTTGCGACGTGGAGTGGCTCGGAAGCGGCAACCTGGCCGTCAGGCGGGACGTGTTCACCGAGCTGGGGGGCTTCGACACGCGGCTGGAAGTCTGCGAGGATGTCGATCTGTGTCAGAGGATTCAGGCGACCGGCTGGCGACTGGTCAGCGACGAGCGGCTCGGCAGCATTCACCATGGCGATCCCGCGACGCTCGGCGCCCTGTTCCGATCCGAGTTGTGGCGTGGGCGCGACAACCTGCGGGTCAGCCTGCGACGCCTGACGCTGCGCGGCCTGCCCAGCGTCGTCATTCCGCTCGTGGATTTGGCATGCCTTGCGGTAATCTCCCTTTCACTGGCCGTCGCGGGCTGGAGTGGCCTTTGGCTGGCCGCCGGAGCGGCGCTCGTCGTCGCTACGTCAGCTGTGCTCCGCGCTGCCCGCCTGCTGCGCTCTCCCGGATCCTCGGGCCCACTTGCATGGATTCAGGCGTTCTCCGTTGCGATCACCTACGACGTTGCGCGCGCGCTCGCCCTGGCTTTCCGCACACGGCATCGGCGTTCCCGGTAG
- a CDS encoding glycosyltransferase, translated as MADPIRVLELRSVRGTGGGPEKTILLGTKRTDPSRFAITVCYLRDERDEAFKIDNRARPLGIDYVEVFERHSLDWRIWPQLRRLVRHRSIEIIHAHDYKTNLLALLLRRAEGVIPLSTVHGWSGYSSRERWLYYPADKRILARYPRLIAVSGKIRDELVQAGARPHRITIVLNGIDPTLFRRDRAQESTVRSEYGATRDDIVLGSIGRLEPEKRFDLLIEAFARLVANRAHLKLLIAGEGSVRPQLESAITQLGLGGSCRLLGQVSNVAKVHHAFDVYVQSSDREGTPNAVLEAMAMETPIVATDVGGTVEIARDEVDALIVPPRNVCALQSAIERAISDPTATAARVAAARKRIEGPLSFETRMKTVEGIYEALMARRAGGAA; from the coding sequence ATGGCAGACCCCATCCGCGTCCTCGAGCTCCGAAGCGTCCGGGGCACCGGGGGCGGACCGGAAAAGACCATCCTGCTCGGCACGAAGCGCACAGATCCCTCGCGGTTTGCGATCACCGTATGCTATCTGCGAGACGAACGGGATGAGGCGTTCAAGATAGACAATCGCGCGAGACCCCTCGGCATCGACTACGTCGAAGTGTTCGAGCGACATTCGCTCGATTGGAGGATTTGGCCGCAACTCAGGCGCCTTGTTCGCCACCGGAGTATAGAGATCATTCACGCCCACGACTACAAGACCAATCTGCTGGCCCTCCTGCTCCGCCGCGCCGAAGGTGTCATCCCCCTGTCCACAGTGCATGGGTGGTCGGGGTACAGTTCCCGCGAACGGTGGTTGTACTACCCGGCGGACAAGAGAATCCTCGCGAGGTACCCCAGACTGATCGCCGTTTCAGGAAAGATTCGGGACGAGCTCGTGCAGGCGGGCGCCAGACCGCATCGGATCACGATCGTCTTGAACGGGATCGACCCAACGCTCTTTCGACGGGATCGCGCGCAGGAATCGACGGTGCGCAGCGAGTACGGCGCGACGAGAGACGACATCGTTCTAGGCAGCATCGGTCGGCTGGAGCCAGAGAAGCGATTCGACCTGTTGATCGAGGCGTTCGCCCGCCTGGTTGCCAACCGTGCCCATCTGAAGCTGCTGATCGCGGGCGAAGGGAGCGTAAGGCCGCAGCTCGAGAGTGCCATAACGCAGCTCGGGCTCGGAGGATCTTGCCGCCTGCTCGGCCAGGTCTCGAACGTCGCGAAGGTCCATCATGCGTTCGACGTATACGTCCAGTCGTCCGACCGCGAGGGCACGCCGAACGCAGTTCTCGAAGCCATGGCGATGGAGACCCCGATCGTTGCGACGGATGTCGGCGGAACGGTTGAAATCGCCCGGGACGAAGTAGATGCGCTCATCGTGCCGCCGAGAAATGTGTGTGCGCTGCAATCCGCCATAGAGCGCGCCATCTCGGACCCAACCGCCACGGCCGCGCGAGTTGCAGCAGCAAGAAAGCGCATCGAGGGACCCCTGTCGTTTGAAACGAGGATGAAGACAGTTGAAGGCATCTACGAGGCATTGATGGCCAGGCGCGCAGGCGGGGCGGCATGA